In Mycolicibacter virginiensis, the DNA window GTGGATCAAAGCCCTACTCGTCGCTGCGCCGGCCGCCCTGTTCATCGCCGCGCCGGCGGTGGTCGTCCACGCCGACGGTGCGTGCACCGCTTTGGGTTCCGACTACGAGGCGTATAACGCCTGCATATCCAAGATGAATGTGCACTGCGTCGGTGGTCCCAGAGGTTTCATTCCGGGAGTCAACTTGACCTGCACTTACTCCGACGGCGGCAGGGACGAATGCGTCGTGCACTTCGCGTTTTTAGGTGGCGGACGGGCCGCCGACTCGGCCTGTACGTATGTTCCGCCTGGCTCCGAGTCGGCACCGCCGCCAGCGGAGCCAGCACCGGTCGGTGAGCCGAGTTGAGGAGGCAAATGATGTGGATCAAAGCTCTGCTCGCCGCTGCGCCGGCCGCCCTGTTCCTCGCCGCGCCAGCACAGGTCGCACACGCCGACGGTGCGTGCACCGCGTTAGCGAACGTGAACACCGCTGATGCGTGGAAGGCGTGCGTAGCCAAGACGAATGCGCGCTGTGGGCGCACCGGAGGATTTTTTACGGAGTCCCACGTGACTTGCATTTATTCTGATGGTGGACGGGATGACTGCGTCCTTCATTACGATTACGCGCTCGTCGGCGCAGGGCCGCTTGCCGACATGGCTTGTACGTATTTCCCGCCTGGTGCCGAGTCGGCACCCCCAGCAGGTGCAGCTCCGGAACCAGCACCCACCGCGGAACCTGTGCCGTCTCAGCCGTAACCGCAGCTCACCCGTAACGCTGCTGCGCCGCCTCGCCGCCGATCCCGAGCACGGATCCGATCAGTGCCCAGCTGTTCCGGCCGACGCGGGCGGCGGTGACGGCGGCGTGGACCGCGGGCTCATCCGGCGCGGTGGCCACGGCGCGGAGCAGGAGCCCAGTGCCGTTTGCCTGATGACGGTCGGTGTCGGGATGTCATCGCGTATGAGGTTGCCGGGAACCTAATCTGGACAGCCCGGCAACGCTACGCTGCTGTGTCGTGCGGGAAACGCGCCTCGATACAGCTCGGATCCGGGCAGCTCGCCGGGTAATCAACCCACTTTTCCTTGACACTCCGCTATATCGATGCGAGGCGCTGACGCCCAACCTCGGGTGCACGATGAGCATCAAGCTCGAAACGGAGAATCCAGTCGGCAGCTTCAAAGCACGCGGCACCGAAGTTGTCACGAGCCTGCTCGCCGACACCGGCTTGACCGCGATGGTGTGCGCCAGCGCAGGAAACCTTGGTCAAGCCCTGGCTTGGTCCGGTCGCACTCGGGGGCTTGGCGTCACGGTCGTCGCATCCCGCTTCGCTCCGGCCATCAAGCTTGAGCGCATCCGCGCGCTGGATGCCCGGTTGGAGCTGGTGGACGGCGACATTGAGATCGCTCGCGAGCGGGCAGCCGCCATTGCCCGGTATGACGGGATCCGGTTGGTCGAGGACAGTCTGGACATCGAGACGTGCGAGGGCGCTGCGACTATCGGTCTGGAACTGGTTGATGCTGCGTCTTCTTTCGATGCCGTCCTGATTGCTCTCGGCGGCGGGGCGCTGGCCACCGGCGTGGGGCACGTGCTCAAGACATTGGCCCCCGACGTCGAGGTGATCTGCATTCAGCCGGCTGGCGCACCGGCGATGACACACTCGTGGCACCAACGCCGCGTCGTGACCAGCGACTCGACCAATACGATCGCCGACGCTGTCGCCGGCCGCTTTCCCATCCCTGCCGTCCTGTCTGACCTGCTCCTGGTTGCTGACGATGCGATTCTGGTCCAGGAGGCCTCGATCGTCGCCGGAATGCGGATGCTCCTCGACCACGCCGGTCTGGTCGTTGAGCCGGCGGCCGCGCTCGGCATCGCGGCGATCCTCGAAAACCGTGACCGCTTCGCTGGCCGACACGTGGTCACTATCGTGTGTGGCAGCAATGTCGACCTAAATGCGCATCGTCGCTGGGTTCGCACGGCTTCCCTGGGGTGACTAGCGGCAGCCCCGAAGCGCTGTTAACTTTCTGTGCAGCGCTGCTACGGGAGGTGTGGGTATGGCTTCGGTGCCGATCAACTCCGCGACGCTGTCGGTTCGCCCGGCGCTGCTGGACACCCACGCCACCCAGGTGGTGAACGCCACCGAGGTGTCGCGCACCTTCGCCGCTCGTCATGCCGGCTACGTCGGCGAATGCGCGGGGGCTTGGGCCGGTGACTCCGCGGAAGCCCTGGCTGAGCTCGGTGCGCACTGGGAATCGACCGATGCGCGGCTGCACGGGCGGATCGCCGCGTTCTCCGCGGCGATGCGCGAAGGCGGCCGGATCTACACGGCGATGGAAGAAGAGCACGCTCACCGCTTCACCGTGCTGGTTCCGCGGGCACCCGGCGCGCAGTAGCCGATGACGATCACCACCGACGGCATCGACAAGTGGAATCTGGCGACCTTGGACACGGTGTTCGAGATAGCCACGGAACGCTCCGCGCGCAAGGCCGACTTCGGAGCGACGTTGGATGCCGCCGGCAACGGGCTCAAAGACTGGGAAGGTAAGGGCGGCGACGCGTTCCGCCAAGAGCTGGGCAAGCACCGCGTCGACATCACCGATCAGCAGGTCGAGGCGACTGCGATCGCGAATGCCTTCTCCTACGCGCGGTCCGAGGTCGAGGCGTGCAAGACCGAGTGGGGCGCCATCAAATCGGCAGCGGCCAGCAATAACTGGTCGATCAGCCCGACTGGGCAACTCAGCGGCCAAGTCACCGAACGCAACCGCGCCGACTTCGACACCCTGCAGCGCCGGCTGACGAAGCTGATGACCGAGGCCAACCAGACCGACCGAGACCTGGCCACCGCGATTCGCGCCGTGGTCGGTGACACCAAGCTCACGCCCGACGGTCGTCCGATCTACGGGCCGCCGATGCCGAAGGATGAGACGAAAGGCAAAGAGACACCGGCGGATCAGTTGCCGTTGCCGGCCAAGAACGGCCAGGTGCCCTCGCCCACCGAGGCGACCGCCGGCCGTCACGATCACCCCGAGTTGGGAGGCAGCGACTACCTCGCGACCAACCCGAACCCGTCGCCGCTGCTTTCCGGGCTGTCCGCGCAGGAGTGGCGTGATCGCCTGGCGAACTTCAAACCGGGTGACCCGCTGCCGGACCCGCGGACCCCGACCGGCGACCCGGCGATCGATTCATTGGCTCACGCGGCGAGTCAGCAGAACACCACCTACGCCTGGGGCGGAAACAAATCACCGGACGGCCCGTCGGTAGGGCAGGGTGATGAGGGTGATGGGGCCAACCAGTTCCACGACTGGGACCGCTACGGCTACGACTGCGGGGGCCTGGTCCGCTACTCGGTGCAGCAGGGTGCTGGCTTCGACACGGGGATGGGTACCGACGCCATCGACACCAACCCGACATTCACGCAGTCTGGCGGAAATGTCCCCAGCTCAGCCATTGCCGGGAATGCTCAGACCGGCGACGTCCTCGTCTTCGGCGGCGTGGGCGGCTATCAAGGCGGAGCCACCCAACACACCGGAATTTACATCGGGAACGGGTACATGATGGAGGCTCCGGGCTCCGGCAGCCCCGTGAGCGTTGGGGGAGTAAGTGGTCACGGGTCCGCCGATATTCTGAGGCTGCCATGAAACTCTTCGCCGCGCTGCTTCCGCTAGCTATCGTCCTGGCGTGTAGCTCTCCCGACCATCCTGCGAAGGCGGAACCCGCTGTGAACAACCAGCAGATCACTGACAGGTTCACCACGGTGATATGGCCCGCGATTGCGGCTTACAACGAGAACCGCAATCAAGGTGCGCCGCCCTCCCAGCAGTACCACGCCGTAGTCGATCCCACCGACAGCTCCGCGACCGCGTACGGTCCGCTTCGTGACGCCGTGTGGGGACTGGGGCGGGCGGGCGAGTACGAGAGTGCCACGCAGACAACTCACGGCAACGACGGCCTGACGCTCGGTCACGTCGATGTCCAGTCGGTTCAAGGCGATACCGCCACTCTGAATGTCTGCTACACCTACACCCACTGGTGGTACGTGAACATCGCCGACACCCAGCGCGCAACCGCAGCATCAGAAGCCACCGTCGGTTTGGTCAACGTCGACCACACCTGGTACCTGCACAGCATCACCGACGACCACGTCGTGCCGGGGTGCGGGGACGTCAACAGCTGACCGCGGGGTAAGGGAGAGACTGAAAGGGGCTGGGTGTCGATGAATTCGGCGGTCGCTCTGTTCATCCCCTTCGTCACTGTCGTGGCGTGCAGTCCGCCCGGTGAACCCGTGGAAGTGGAATCCACTCTGAACCAGCAGCAGATCATCGAGCGATTCACCAACGACATCTGGCCTGCCGTGGAGGGCTACCGATATGTCGGGCAGGGTAGCCCCGAATCGAAACGGTTCTGGTCGGTGCTCGAACCTGGCGAGGGCAACGGCGTGCACCGCACGGGAATGGACCTCGGTGTGGTCATGGGCGCAGACCAAGTACCCATCAGCTTTCCGGGCGGCCCACTGCGCCTGGCGAATACCGCTGTGACATCGATCAACCCAACTGATGCGACCGTCGTCGCCTGCTACACCTACACCTCGGTACCGCGCAGCGCCCCAACCGCCCCCGGGGTCTCCGCAGCTTCCGAAGCCACCTTCCAGCTGACGAACGTCGATGGCAGCTGGTACCTGCACAGCATCACCGACGATAACGTCGTGCCGGGCTGTGGAGACGTCAACAGCTGAGCAGCTGGGTAGGGCGTCAGCAGGAATTTCAGTGTCAACGTCGGTGTCGCCGATGTAGGTTCACCCCCAATGTCGAGTGGGTGCGGAGGCTGCGGTGGAGTCATTTGACGTTGTCGTGGTGGGTGCACGCTGCGCGGGGTCTGCGCTCGCTATC includes these proteins:
- a CDS encoding threonine ammonia-lyase encodes the protein MRETRLDTARIRAARRVINPLFLDTPLYRCEALTPNLGCTMSIKLETENPVGSFKARGTEVVTSLLADTGLTAMVCASAGNLGQALAWSGRTRGLGVTVVASRFAPAIKLERIRALDARLELVDGDIEIARERAAAIARYDGIRLVEDSLDIETCEGAATIGLELVDAASSFDAVLIALGGGALATGVGHVLKTLAPDVEVICIQPAGAPAMTHSWHQRRVVTSDSTNTIADAVAGRFPIPAVLSDLLLVADDAILVQEASIVAGMRMLLDHAGLVVEPAAALGIAAILENRDRFAGRHVVTIVCGSNVDLNAHRRWVRTASLG
- a CDS encoding WXG100 family type VII secretion target; protein product: MASVPINSATLSVRPALLDTHATQVVNATEVSRTFAARHAGYVGECAGAWAGDSAEALAELGAHWESTDARLHGRIAAFSAAMREGGRIYTAMEEEHAHRFTVLVPRAPGAQ
- a CDS encoding C40 family peptidase, whose translation is MTITTDGIDKWNLATLDTVFEIATERSARKADFGATLDAAGNGLKDWEGKGGDAFRQELGKHRVDITDQQVEATAIANAFSYARSEVEACKTEWGAIKSAAASNNWSISPTGQLSGQVTERNRADFDTLQRRLTKLMTEANQTDRDLATAIRAVVGDTKLTPDGRPIYGPPMPKDETKGKETPADQLPLPAKNGQVPSPTEATAGRHDHPELGGSDYLATNPNPSPLLSGLSAQEWRDRLANFKPGDPLPDPRTPTGDPAIDSLAHAASQQNTTYAWGGNKSPDGPSVGQGDEGDGANQFHDWDRYGYDCGGLVRYSVQQGAGFDTGMGTDAIDTNPTFTQSGGNVPSSAIAGNAQTGDVLVFGGVGGYQGGATQHTGIYIGNGYMMEAPGSGSPVSVGGVSGHGSADILRLP